One Coccinella septempunctata chromosome 1, icCocSept1.1, whole genome shotgun sequence DNA window includes the following coding sequences:
- the LOC123318892 gene encoding histone H3, whose amino-acid sequence MARTKQTARKSTGGKAPRKQLATKAARKSAPATGGVKKPHRYRPGTVALREIRRYQKSTELLIRKLPFQRLVREIAQDFKTDLRFQSSAVMALQEASEAYLVGLFEDTNLCAIHAKRVTIMPKDIQLARRIRGERA is encoded by the coding sequence ATGGCTCGTACTAAGCAGACTGCTAGAAAGTCGACCGGGGGTAAGGCTCCGCGAAAACAATTAGCCACCAAGGCTGCACGTAAAAGTGCTCCAGCCACAGGCGGTGTGAAGAAACCTCACCGTTACCGTCCGGGTACCGTTGCTTTACGTGAAATACGACGATATCAGAAGAGTACCGAGTTGTTGATCCGTAAGTTGCCTTTCCAGAGGTTGGTACGTGAGATCGCTCAGGATTTCAAAACTGATCTCAGATTTCAAAGTTCCGCCGTAATGGCACTTCAAGAAGCTAGCGAAGCTTATTTGGTTGGACTCTTCGAGGATACAAACTTGTGTGCGATCCACGCCAAAAGAGTAACTATCATGCCGAAGGACATTCAACTTGCTAGACGTATCAGGGGTGAACGTGCCTAA
- the LOC123319023 gene encoding histone H4 has translation MTGRGKGGKGLGKGGAKRHRKVLRDNIQGITKPAIRRLARRGGVKRISGLIYEETRGVLKVFLENVIRDAVTYTEHAKRKTVTAMDVVYALKRQGRTLYGFGG, from the coding sequence ATGACCGGACGAGGTAAAGGTGGTAAAGGTTTGGGCAAAGGTGGAGCCAAGCGTCATAGGAAAGTACTCCGAGATAATATCCAAGGTATCACCAAACCCGCTATCAGGAGATTGGCTAGGCGTGGAGGTGTCAAGCGTATTTCTGGTCTCATTTACGAAGAAACTCGTGGAGTGTTAAAGGTGTTCCTGGAAAATGTAATCAGGGACGCTGTCACATATACCGAACATGCAAAGAGAAAAACTGTTACCGCCATGGACGTTGTATATGCCCTCAAACGTCAAGGACGTACATTGTACGGTTTCGGCGGTTGA
- the LOC123322878 gene encoding histone H4-like → MVQTKKKRGKVGKGLGGKGGAKRHRKVLRDNIQGITKPAIRRLARPGGVKRISGLIYEETRGVLKVFLENVIRDAVTYTEHAKRKTVTAMDVVYALKRQGRTLYGFGG, encoded by the coding sequence aaaaaaaaacgaggtAAAGTTGGTAAAGGTTTGGGCGGCAAAGGTGGAGCCAAGCGTCATAGGAAAGTACTACGAGACAACATCCAAGGTATCACCAAACCCGCTATCAGGAGATTGGCTAGGCCTGGAGGTGTCAAGCGTATTTCTGGTCTCATTTACGAAGAAACTCGTGGAGTGTTGAAGGTGTTCCTGGAAAATGTAATCAGGGACGCTGTCACATATACCGAACATGCAAAGAGAAAAACTGTTACCGCCATGGACGTTGTATATGCCCTCAAACGTCAAGGACGTACATTGTACGGTTTCGGCGGTTGA